From one Sulfurimonas sp. HSL-3221 genomic stretch:
- a CDS encoding tetratricopeptide repeat protein, with the protein MTLFQIILFAAAAFFAWQIYKFVQTLGEGETKLPSHSDVPPPSEPERPAYPGTQEIDALIDKADNAYGDGKLAEARVYLERAEKQDPDSPEVLNKLGFVLFKEGSNEEALQKYNRSLTLDPGDDLTHNAVAGVLRKLGRLDEAQEHYKSAVDIDDAFEETYYNYGRLLIEKGDMEGARMMFEKALELRSDYPEAAEALERLP; encoded by the coding sequence TTGACCCTCTTCCAGATTATCCTCTTCGCCGCTGCCGCCTTTTTCGCCTGGCAGATCTATAAATTTGTCCAAACCCTCGGTGAGGGGGAGACCAAACTCCCCTCCCACAGTGACGTACCGCCCCCGTCCGAACCGGAGCGCCCCGCCTATCCGGGCACCCAGGAGATCGATGCCCTCATCGACAAGGCCGACAACGCCTACGGCGACGGCAAGCTCGCCGAAGCGCGGGTCTACCTGGAGCGGGCCGAAAAACAGGACCCGGACAGTCCGGAGGTCCTCAACAAGCTCGGCTTTGTCCTCTTCAAGGAGGGATCGAACGAGGAGGCCCTGCAGAAATACAACCGCTCCCTCACGCTGGACCCGGGCGACGACCTGACCCACAATGCCGTCGCGGGCGTGCTGCGGAAACTGGGGCGGCTGGATGAGGCGCAGGAGCACTACAAAAGCGCCGTCGACATCGACGACGCTTTCGAAGAGACCTACTACAACTACGGCCGTCTGCTGATCGAAAAGGGGGACATGGAAGGGGCGCGCATGATGTTTGAAAAAGCGCTGGAACTGCGTTCGGACTACCCCGAAGCGGCCGAAGCCCTGGAGCGCCTGCCGTGA
- the yajC gene encoding preprotein translocase subunit YajC has translation MEIIGQLLPFIFLIAIMYFIIIRPQQQQAKKHKEMVENLKKGDKIVTSGGLIAEVKKVEETFFTVTLADNVTVKLTKDAVARKYEDEA, from the coding sequence ATGGAAATCATCGGACAGTTACTGCCCTTTATCTTTTTGATCGCGATCATGTACTTCATCATCATCCGCCCGCAGCAGCAGCAGGCGAAGAAGCACAAAGAGATGGTCGAGAACCTGAAAAAAGGGGACAAGATCGTCACTTCCGGCGGCCTGATCGCCGAAGTCAAGAAAGTGGAAGAGACTTTTTTCACCGTGACACTGGCCGATAACGTGACCGTCAAACTGACCAAAGACGCCGTCGCGCGCAAATACGAGGACGAGGCGTAA
- a CDS encoding NYN domain-containing protein, whose translation MKQQHLAVLIDADNSQPSIIEGLLDEIAQYGVASVKRIYGDWTSTQLKGWKPHLLEHGIQPIQQFGYTTGKNATDSAMIIDAMDLLYTGKFDGFCIVSSDSDFTRLASRIRESGVSVYGFGERKTPKPFVSACDKFVYTENLRKDRIAKEQIDVTKEKKLIALLRDAVDDAADFSGWANMGMIGQIVANKQPDFDPRSYGFTKLGELIRATGAFEFKDDDPLSNTRGIFVHNKRQKRRYN comes from the coding sequence GTGAAGCAGCAGCACCTTGCCGTCCTGATCGACGCGGACAACTCCCAGCCCTCCATCATCGAAGGGCTCCTCGACGAGATCGCCCAGTACGGCGTCGCCAGCGTCAAGCGCATTTACGGTGACTGGACCTCGACGCAGCTAAAAGGGTGGAAACCCCACCTGCTCGAACACGGCATCCAGCCCATCCAGCAGTTCGGCTACACGACGGGCAAGAACGCCACCGACAGCGCCATGATCATCGACGCGATGGACCTGCTCTATACCGGGAAGTTCGACGGCTTCTGCATCGTCTCCAGCGACAGCGACTTCACCCGCCTCGCCAGTCGCATCAGAGAGAGCGGCGTCAGCGTCTACGGCTTCGGGGAACGCAAAACCCCAAAACCCTTCGTCAGCGCCTGCGACAAGTTCGTCTACACGGAGAACCTGCGCAAGGACCGCATCGCCAAGGAGCAGATCGACGTTACCAAAGAGAAGAAGCTCATCGCCCTGCTGCGCGACGCCGTCGACGACGCCGCTGATTTCTCCGGTTGGGCCAACATGGGCATGATCGGCCAGATCGTCGCGAACAAGCAGCCCGATTTCGACCCGCGCAGCTACGGCTTTACCAAGCTCGGCGAGCTGATCCGCGCCACCGGGGCCTTCGAGTTCAAAGACGACGACCCCCTCAGCAACACCCGCGGCATCTTCGTGCACAACAAACGCCAAAAGAGGAGATACAACTGA
- the pgeF gene encoding peptidoglycan editing factor PgeF → MITSKLLAEAEGLSHGFSDRAEGESTAPYASLNLAYHVGDDAAVVDANHALLAGQLGYAPERLVHMRQIHSDRIVHCTPEMGFHSRPECDALMTDIAGQPLMVMVADCTPVLLYDPRRRAVAAVHAGRAGALKNIVGKTVAAMHDAYGSDPADLLAVLGPSIGSCCYEIGPEVAQEVQAAGCEGALSRRDGRTYLDVNAILEKQLEAAGLTAGHIDLPGSCTACRTDRFFSYRAEGGTTGRQAGIIMIK, encoded by the coding sequence GTGATCACGTCAAAGCTACTCGCCGAAGCAGAAGGCCTTTCGCACGGCTTTAGCGACCGCGCCGAGGGAGAGAGCACCGCGCCCTATGCGTCGTTGAACCTCGCCTACCACGTCGGGGACGACGCCGCCGTCGTCGATGCGAACCACGCCCTGCTGGCCGGGCAGCTCGGGTATGCCCCCGAACGTCTCGTGCATATGCGCCAGATCCACTCGGACCGCATTGTCCACTGCACCCCGGAGATGGGCTTTCATAGCCGGCCGGAGTGCGACGCGCTGATGACCGACATCGCGGGCCAGCCGCTGATGGTCATGGTCGCCGACTGTACCCCCGTGCTCCTGTATGATCCGCGCCGCCGCGCCGTCGCCGCCGTGCATGCCGGCCGTGCCGGAGCCCTCAAAAACATCGTCGGCAAAACCGTGGCCGCGATGCACGACGCCTACGGCAGCGACCCCGCCGACCTGCTGGCGGTGCTGGGGCCTTCTATAGGGAGCTGCTGCTACGAGATCGGGCCGGAGGTCGCGCAAGAGGTCCAGGCTGCCGGCTGCGAAGGGGCCCTCTCCCGCCGGGACGGCCGCACTTACCTGGACGTCAATGCCATTCTCGAAAAGCAGCTCGAAGCCGCTGGCCTTACGGCCGGGCATATCGACCTTCCCGGCAGCTGTACCGCCTGCCGTACCGACCGCTTCTTCTCCTACCGTGCCGAAGGGGGCACAACGGGGCGGCAGGCGGGGATCATTATGATAAAATAG
- the secD gene encoding protein translocase subunit SecD: MKLNFRVLVFAAAILFGVVFSIPSLLQTDKGTKITLGLDLQGGLHMLLGVKTEEAVSSRLKAIASGINHFSEREEVLIDGLTADDESVRFTLLDNDDAPAMDKMLAGIEGSKVVHDGESYHVSLTPEAVLKTQKQAVDQAIETIRNRLDQFGLAEPTVARQGVDNILVELPGIKSAEEEQRARELISRAAKLELMAVDEERKMRAYTMTSAEAARFGDVVLPDAEKAGGKYLVREIPILDGSMLTDAQVAFNQNNQPVINFSLNSEGAQIFGDFTGKNVGNHLAIVLDGQVYSAPVINERIGGGHGQISGNYTVEQAQDLAIALRSGALLAPIFMLEKRSVGPSLGADSIQASLIALIGGFVLVFAFMIVYYKMAGIIANIALVANLFLIIAVMAMFGATLTLPGMAGIVLTVGMAVDANVIISERIRELLYQGVSIHKAIEEGYANAMRAILDANITTLIAAIVLYVYGTGAIKGFAITISIGILASMLTAILGTHGIYEMLESRIAKSKNVSFWFGVSNKKAAA, from the coding sequence ATGAAACTGAACTTTAGAGTACTCGTCTTCGCCGCAGCGATCCTATTCGGGGTGGTTTTTTCCATCCCGTCGCTGCTGCAGACGGATAAAGGTACGAAGATCACCCTCGGGCTTGACCTGCAGGGCGGTCTGCACATGCTGCTCGGCGTCAAGACCGAAGAGGCGGTAAGCTCCCGCCTCAAGGCGATCGCTTCGGGGATCAACCACTTCAGCGAGCGCGAAGAGGTGTTGATCGACGGTCTCACGGCCGACGACGAATCGGTCCGTTTTACGCTGCTTGACAACGACGACGCGCCGGCGATGGACAAGATGCTCGCCGGGATCGAAGGAAGCAAAGTCGTTCACGACGGGGAGAGCTATCACGTCTCCCTGACGCCCGAAGCGGTGCTGAAAACCCAGAAGCAGGCGGTCGACCAGGCGATCGAGACGATCCGCAACCGCCTCGACCAGTTCGGCCTTGCCGAGCCGACGGTCGCGCGCCAGGGCGTCGACAACATCCTCGTCGAACTGCCGGGGATCAAGAGCGCCGAAGAGGAGCAGCGTGCACGCGAGCTGATCTCCCGCGCCGCGAAGCTCGAGCTGATGGCGGTGGATGAAGAGCGCAAGATGCGCGCCTATACGATGACGTCTGCGGAGGCGGCGCGCTTCGGCGACGTTGTTCTTCCTGATGCGGAAAAGGCGGGCGGCAAGTACCTTGTCCGCGAGATCCCCATTCTCGACGGCTCCATGCTCACAGACGCCCAGGTGGCGTTCAACCAGAACAACCAGCCTGTTATCAACTTCTCGCTCAACTCCGAGGGTGCGCAGATCTTCGGCGACTTTACCGGCAAAAACGTCGGCAACCACCTCGCCATCGTCCTCGACGGCCAGGTCTACTCCGCGCCGGTCATCAACGAACGCATCGGCGGCGGTCACGGCCAGATCAGCGGGAACTACACGGTCGAGCAGGCCCAGGACCTCGCGATCGCGCTGCGCTCCGGTGCCCTGCTGGCCCCGATTTTCATGCTGGAGAAACGCTCCGTCGGTCCGAGCCTCGGTGCCGACAGCATCCAGGCGAGCCTGATCGCGCTGATCGGCGGTTTCGTCCTCGTCTTCGCGTTCATGATCGTCTACTACAAGATGGCGGGGATTATCGCGAACATCGCACTGGTGGCGAACCTCTTCCTCATCATCGCCGTGATGGCGATGTTCGGCGCGACGCTGACCCTGCCGGGGATGGCGGGTATCGTCCTGACCGTCGGTATGGCGGTGGACGCCAACGTCATCATCTCCGAACGGATCCGCGAACTGCTCTACCAGGGCGTCTCCATCCACAAGGCGATCGAAGAGGGGTACGCCAACGCGATGCGCGCCATCCTCGACGCGAACATCACGACCCTCATTGCGGCCATCGTCCTCTACGTCTACGGCACGGGGGCCATCAAGGGCTTCGCGATCACGATCAGCATCGGTATCCTCGCCTCCATGCTGACGGCGATCCTCGGCACCCACGGCATCTACGAAATGCTCGAATCCCGCATCGCCAAGAGCAAGAACGTCAGCTTCTGGTTCGGCGTCAGTAATAAGAAGGCGGCTGCATAA
- a CDS encoding apolipoprotein N-acyltransferase yields MPFMTSLAVAFAIALAFSTFIYVDYFALPHIAAVETLLALGAYYGLLAAPRRTVLQAGFLIGIFWFYWIGFSFRYYGMPWAMPLMTLLFGVVYLLYFGVLALSEQPLIRALLLFGLTFVAPMGFNWMVPELPLLHSYLGVEKWQFALILFALAAVAAFRSPLRFGALLFVAFAYAPAYTPPPPPPLKIKLAATAVPQELKWEKAYQVPTILGNFARIDDAAAEGYDLIILPESVFPLFLNKAPELIDELKARSEKIAIVTGALLFEDGNNYNVTYFFHKGQMQVAKKMVLVPFGEYIPLPKWMGGWVNEVVFDGASDYLAADHPTDFLIGGTLFRNAVCYEATTDALFTGDPEYMIAISNNAWFTPSIEPTLQRLLMTYYARRHHTRIFHCANAAGTGILE; encoded by the coding sequence ATGCCCTTTATGACATCGCTGGCCGTCGCCTTTGCGATCGCCCTGGCGTTCTCGACCTTTATCTATGTCGACTATTTCGCCCTGCCCCACATCGCCGCCGTTGAAACCCTCCTCGCCCTCGGCGCTTATTACGGGCTGCTGGCCGCCCCCCGCCGCACCGTGCTGCAGGCGGGCTTTCTTATCGGCATCTTCTGGTTCTACTGGATCGGCTTCAGTTTCCGCTACTACGGCATGCCCTGGGCGATGCCGCTGATGACCCTGCTTTTCGGGGTCGTCTACCTCCTCTATTTCGGCGTCCTCGCCCTAAGTGAACAACCATTAATACGTGCCCTTCTGCTCTTCGGGCTCACCTTCGTCGCCCCGATGGGCTTCAACTGGATGGTCCCGGAGCTGCCGCTGCTGCACAGCTATCTCGGCGTCGAAAAATGGCAGTTCGCCCTCATCCTCTTCGCACTCGCCGCCGTGGCCGCCTTCCGCTCCCCGCTTCGGTTCGGTGCACTGCTGTTTGTCGCCTTCGCCTACGCGCCCGCCTACACGCCACCACCGCCCCCGCCGCTGAAGATCAAGCTCGCCGCCACCGCCGTACCCCAGGAGCTCAAGTGGGAGAAGGCGTACCAGGTGCCGACCATCCTCGGCAACTTTGCGCGCATCGACGACGCCGCCGCGGAAGGGTATGACCTCATCATCCTCCCCGAATCGGTCTTTCCCCTTTTTCTCAACAAGGCCCCGGAGCTGATCGACGAACTCAAAGCGCGTTCGGAAAAAATCGCTATTGTGACAGGAGCCCTGCTCTTTGAGGACGGCAACAACTACAACGTCACGTACTTCTTCCATAAAGGGCAGATGCAGGTCGCCAAGAAGATGGTGCTCGTGCCCTTCGGCGAATACATCCCCCTGCCCAAATGGATGGGCGGCTGGGTCAACGAAGTCGTCTTCGACGGCGCCTCCGACTACCTCGCCGCCGACCACCCCACCGACTTCCTGATCGGCGGCACCCTCTTCCGCAACGCCGTCTGCTACGAAGCGACCACCGATGCGCTCTTTACGGGGGACCCGGAGTACATGATCGCCATCAGCAACAACGCCTGGTTCACCCCCTCGATCGAACCGACGCTGCAGCGGCTGCTGATGACCTACTACGCCAGACGCCACCACACCCGCATCTTCCACTGCGCCAACGCCGCGGGGACGGGGATCTTAGAGTGA
- the secF gene encoding protein translocase subunit SecF codes for MEFFKQTKTINFMGKSKIAIAVSIVLVLISWGILAAKGLNYGIDFAGGTIVQVKYEGAAPIDTVRDTLATNPLYEGAQITEFGSPEEIIIRLKTSSKDVQSDMGDVTREALKGTGSFEVRRVDIVGPKVGGELREKGVMAMLLAILGILIYVAVRFEWRFAVASIAALIHDVSIALGAISLFAIDVNLDVLAALLTLLGYSLNDTIIVFDRIREGVTASKSIELADVINESVTKTLSRTTLTSLTTFFVVLTLFMFGGEIIHAFAFTLLVGIIVGTYSSIFVASPILMWFGFNVGNYRTKLAEAARRRAEKEKMRAMYEQGTV; via the coding sequence ATGGAATTTTTCAAACAGACGAAAACCATCAACTTTATGGGCAAGTCGAAGATCGCCATCGCGGTCTCCATCGTTCTCGTCCTTATCTCCTGGGGGATTCTGGCCGCGAAGGGCCTCAACTACGGCATCGACTTCGCCGGCGGTACGATCGTCCAGGTGAAATACGAAGGGGCCGCCCCGATTGACACGGTCCGCGACACACTGGCCACCAACCCGCTTTACGAGGGGGCGCAGATCACCGAGTTCGGTTCGCCCGAAGAGATCATCATCCGCCTCAAAACCTCCAGCAAAGACGTCCAGTCCGATATGGGCGACGTCACTCGCGAGGCCCTCAAGGGCACGGGAAGCTTCGAAGTCCGCCGGGTCGACATTGTCGGGCCGAAAGTCGGCGGCGAACTGCGCGAAAAGGGCGTCATGGCGATGCTGCTGGCGATCCTGGGGATCCTGATCTACGTTGCTGTGCGGTTCGAATGGCGCTTTGCCGTCGCCTCTATCGCGGCCCTGATCCACGACGTCTCCATCGCGCTGGGGGCGATCTCGCTCTTCGCGATCGACGTCAACCTTGACGTCCTGGCGGCACTGCTGACCCTGCTGGGCTACTCGCTCAACGACACGATCATCGTCTTCGACCGCATCCGCGAAGGGGTGACGGCGTCGAAGAGTATCGAGCTCGCCGACGTCATCAACGAGTCGGTCACGAAGACCCTGTCGCGTACGACGCTGACGTCATTGACGACTTTCTTCGTTGTCCTGACGCTCTTCATGTTCGGCGGGGAGATCATCCACGCCTTCGCCTTTACGCTGCTGGTGGGCATCATCGTGGGGACCTACTCCTCCATCTTTGTCGCCTCGCCGATTCTGATGTGGTTCGGCTTCAATGTCGGCAACTACCGTACGAAACTGGCCGAAGCGGCCAGACGCCGCGCCGAAAAAGAGAAGATGCGCGCCATGTACGAACAAGGCACGGTGTAA
- the malQ gene encoding 4-alpha-glucanotransferase yields MMPRAAGLLLHPTSLPGPYGIGTLGSIARRWVDRLGAAGVGYWQILPLGPTGFGHSPYQCYSAFAGNALLIDPDLLVDTGFLKADERPPRSAEGSAVDFDTVIARHTAMLESAHARFRPTKAFDAFCTAHAAWLDDYALFMALKSYFNERVWNDWPENIRLREPETLAYYANILKDETGYHRFVQYCFYTQWEVLREYANAKGVRIIGDLPIYVAMNSADVWAHPEYFQLDDDLQPTAVAGVPPDYFSATGQRWGNPLFEWERMEQEGYEWWIARLKGSLELFDWVRIDHFRGFESYWSVPADEETAINGEWITGPGGKLFDAFRSALGRDLPIIAEDLGIITPEVEALRDDYALPGMKILQFAFGSDAGNPYLPHNHIQNCVVYTGTHDNDTTNGWFYAAPPEEAERAHTMRYLHCPWEAFHESLNRTALASTANLAVLPLQDLLGLGSDARMNTPGTAEGNWRWRVTPQQLEEAPWEGLKSMIELYGRS; encoded by the coding sequence ATGATGCCGCGCGCCGCCGGACTCCTGCTCCACCCCACTTCCCTGCCCGGCCCCTACGGCATCGGCACCCTCGGCAGCATCGCGCGCCGGTGGGTCGACCGGCTCGGCGCTGCGGGAGTCGGCTACTGGCAGATCCTGCCGCTGGGCCCGACGGGCTTCGGACACTCCCCCTACCAGTGCTACTCCGCCTTTGCCGGCAACGCCCTGCTGATCGACCCGGACCTCCTTGTCGACACGGGCTTCCTAAAGGCGGACGAACGCCCGCCCCGCTCGGCCGAGGGCTCCGCCGTCGATTTCGATACGGTCATTGCGCGCCATACGGCGATGCTGGAAAGCGCCCACGCCCGCTTCCGTCCGACGAAGGCTTTCGACGCCTTCTGCACCGCCCACGCAGCCTGGCTGGACGACTACGCGCTTTTCATGGCGCTGAAGAGCTATTTCAACGAACGGGTCTGGAACGACTGGCCCGAAAACATCCGCCTGCGCGAGCCGGAGACCCTGGCCTACTACGCGAATATTCTCAAGGACGAAACAGGCTACCACCGTTTCGTGCAGTACTGCTTCTACACCCAGTGGGAGGTGCTGCGGGAGTACGCGAACGCGAAGGGGGTCAGGATCATCGGCGACCTGCCCATCTACGTCGCCATGAACAGCGCCGACGTCTGGGCCCACCCCGAGTACTTTCAGCTCGATGACGACCTGCAGCCCACAGCGGTCGCAGGGGTGCCGCCGGATTACTTCAGCGCTACGGGCCAGCGCTGGGGCAACCCGCTCTTTGAGTGGGAGCGTATGGAGCAGGAGGGGTATGAGTGGTGGATTGCACGCCTGAAGGGGTCGCTGGAACTGTTCGACTGGGTACGCATCGACCATTTCCGCGGGTTCGAGTCCTACTGGTCCGTTCCCGCCGACGAAGAGACGGCGATCAACGGCGAGTGGATCACCGGGCCGGGGGGCAAGCTCTTCGATGCGTTCCGCAGCGCCCTCGGCCGCGACCTGCCCATCATCGCCGAGGACCTCGGCATCATCACTCCCGAAGTGGAAGCGCTGCGCGACGACTACGCCCTGCCGGGGATGAAGATCCTGCAGTTCGCCTTCGGCAGCGATGCCGGCAATCCCTACCTGCCCCACAACCATATCCAGAACTGCGTCGTCTACACGGGCACCCACGACAACGACACGACCAACGGCTGGTTCTATGCGGCCCCGCCGGAAGAGGCCGAACGCGCCCATACGATGCGCTACCTTCACTGCCCCTGGGAGGCGTTTCACGAGAGCCTCAACCGCACGGCGCTCGCCAGCACGGCCAACCTCGCGGTACTGCCGCTGCAGGATCTGCTGGGGCTGGGCTCGGATGCGCGCATGAACACCCCCGGCACGGCCGAGGGGAACTGGCGCTGGCGTGTGACGCCGCAGCAGCTCGAAGAAGCCCCATGGGAAGGACTGAAAAGCATGATCGAACTTTACGGAAGGTCCTGA
- a CDS encoding DUF6394 family protein: MDWGKVIYVFFTLMSLTSTAGFLYEHGPVSLFVAASLNLVSTILKIGVRNLLSAELLASSLVADLHLIPAFIYLVVVGNMDIAVALTIGALIANVFSMGLVYIESSKTREEY, from the coding sequence ATGGATTGGGGTAAAGTAATCTACGTCTTTTTTACGCTGATGAGTCTGACGTCGACGGCGGGCTTCCTCTATGAGCACGGTCCCGTCTCCCTCTTCGTCGCGGCGAGCCTGAACCTCGTGTCGACGATCCTCAAGATCGGGGTGCGCAACCTGCTTTCGGCCGAACTGCTCGCCAGTTCGCTCGTGGCGGACCTGCACCTGATCCCGGCGTTCATCTATCTTGTCGTCGTCGGCAACATGGACATCGCGGTCGCCCTGACCATCGGCGCCCTGATTGCCAACGTCTTCTCCATGGGCCTGGTCTATATCGAAAGCTCCAAAACGAGAGAAGAGTACTAA